One region of Clavibacter michiganensis subsp. tessellarius genomic DNA includes:
- a CDS encoding VOC family protein: MPVTGPDFVSLQVRDLAASQAFYERHLGLVRSPAGPPHAVVFTTTPVAFALRDLAPGTDLDAVAQPGVGVALWLHATDVQAIHDGLVADGRTIVQPPVDGPFGRTFTFQDPDGYHVTLHDRA; encoded by the coding sequence ATGCCCGTCACCGGCCCCGACTTCGTCTCGCTCCAGGTCCGCGACCTCGCCGCCTCGCAGGCGTTCTACGAGCGCCATCTCGGCCTCGTCCGCTCCCCCGCGGGCCCGCCGCACGCGGTCGTCTTCACGACGACGCCCGTCGCGTTCGCGCTCCGCGACCTCGCCCCCGGCACCGACCTCGACGCCGTCGCCCAGCCCGGCGTGGGCGTAGCCCTCTGGCTGCACGCGACGGACGTGCAGGCGATCCACGACGGGCTCGTCGCCGACGGCCGCACGATCGTCCAGCCGCCCGTCGACGGGCCCTTCGGCCGCACCTTCACGTTCCAGGACCCCGACGGCTACCACGTGACGCTGCACGACCGGGCCTGA
- a CDS encoding dolichyl-phosphate-mannose--protein mannosyltransferase: MPHRPAEPGGAGTGIEGAADDRGTHGGTPTRVGRRSDERAVAARGSRLDDLLARLVTTPGRRRALEWGTVVAIALLAAVLRIQSLGHPDTLVFDETFYVKDAWTLLHLGYEGSWPTDPNPAFIAGQTDGYLQAPGFVAHPPLGKWVIALGLAVFGAADPVGWRIATAVVGTLAVVLLTLIARRLTGSAVVAAIAGLLFAIDGHAIVMSRIALLDTHVMFFGLLGVGAILLDRTWHERRFARLLALRRDARPESAHPLEFGPVILWRPWLIAAGVAFGATSSVKWSGVFFLAGFGLYVVLSDMLLRRRHGLAAWFTAGAVVQGPVSFLLLVPPAIAAFLASYAGWFATSNGYFRGWAAEGANAWQGGLAWVPLSIQSLWHYLSQQYAFNVGLDVTHPYRADPRLWLLLYRPTQFYYEAYGYGQAGCTVDACSASITSIANPIIWWLSVAAMLYLVYRLAARREWQVGLVLMGIAVGYLPWLLYVNRTVFQFYSIAFEPYLLLCLAMVLGLVLGDRRDARPRRTRGIVVVVTVLVVCALVSAFFYPIWVGQLVPTWFWRLHAWIPSGWI; encoded by the coding sequence ATGCCCCACCGCCCCGCCGAGCCCGGGGGCGCCGGCACCGGCATCGAGGGCGCGGCGGACGACCGCGGCACGCACGGCGGCACGCCCACGCGCGTCGGTCGGCGCTCGGACGAGCGCGCCGTCGCCGCCCGCGGATCCCGCCTCGACGACCTGCTGGCCCGCCTCGTCACGACGCCCGGCCGCCGGCGCGCGCTCGAGTGGGGCACGGTCGTCGCGATCGCGCTGCTCGCCGCGGTGCTCCGCATCCAGTCGCTCGGCCACCCCGACACGCTCGTCTTCGACGAGACCTTCTACGTGAAGGACGCGTGGACCCTCCTCCACCTCGGCTACGAGGGGTCGTGGCCCACGGATCCGAACCCCGCCTTCATCGCCGGGCAGACCGACGGGTACCTGCAGGCGCCCGGCTTCGTGGCGCATCCGCCGCTCGGCAAGTGGGTCATCGCGCTCGGGCTCGCGGTCTTCGGCGCGGCGGATCCGGTGGGCTGGCGCATCGCGACGGCCGTCGTCGGCACCCTGGCCGTCGTGCTCCTCACGCTCATCGCCCGCCGGCTCACCGGATCCGCGGTGGTCGCCGCCATCGCCGGCCTCCTGTTCGCGATCGACGGCCACGCCATCGTCATGAGCCGCATCGCGCTCCTCGACACGCACGTCATGTTCTTCGGCCTCCTCGGCGTCGGCGCGATCCTCCTCGACCGCACCTGGCACGAGCGCCGGTTCGCGCGCCTCCTCGCCCTCCGCCGCGACGCGCGCCCCGAGAGCGCGCACCCGCTCGAGTTCGGCCCCGTGATCCTGTGGCGCCCGTGGCTGATCGCCGCCGGCGTCGCGTTCGGCGCGACCTCGTCGGTCAAGTGGTCGGGCGTCTTCTTCCTCGCGGGCTTCGGCCTCTACGTGGTGCTCAGCGACATGCTGCTGCGCCGCCGCCACGGGCTCGCCGCGTGGTTCACGGCCGGCGCCGTCGTGCAGGGCCCCGTCTCCTTCCTCCTCCTCGTGCCGCCTGCGATCGCCGCGTTCCTCGCCTCGTACGCGGGCTGGTTCGCCACCTCGAACGGCTACTTCCGCGGCTGGGCCGCGGAGGGCGCGAACGCGTGGCAGGGCGGGCTCGCGTGGGTGCCGCTCTCGATCCAGAGCCTGTGGCACTACCTCTCGCAGCAGTACGCGTTCAACGTCGGGCTCGACGTGACGCACCCGTACCGGGCGGATCCGCGGCTCTGGCTGCTCCTGTACCGGCCGACGCAGTTCTACTACGAGGCGTACGGCTACGGGCAGGCCGGCTGCACGGTCGACGCGTGCTCGGCCTCGATCACCTCGATCGCGAACCCGATCATCTGGTGGCTCTCCGTCGCGGCGATGCTCTACCTCGTCTACCGCCTGGCCGCGCGCCGCGAGTGGCAGGTGGGCCTCGTGCTCATGGGCATCGCGGTGGGGTACCTGCCGTGGCTGCTCTACGTGAACCGCACGGTCTTCCAGTTCTACTCGATCGCCTTCGAGCCGTACCTGCTGCTGTGCCTCGCGATGGTCCTGGGGCTGGTCCTCGGCGACCGGCGCGACGCGCGTCCGCGGCGGACGCGCGGCATCGTCGTGGTCGTCACGGTGCTCGTCGTGTGCGCGCTCGTGAGCGCCTTCTTCTACCCGATCTGGGTGGGGCAGCTCGTGCCGACCTGGTTCTGGCGGCTGCACGCCTGGATCCCTTCGGGCTGGATCTGA
- a CDS encoding YeiH family protein, whose amino-acid sequence MPATAARLHPALPGLAAAAAAALVAWAVHALVPAIPLLTVAVALGIVAAQIPAARPALTGPLKPGLTLASKRLMRIGVVLLGLQLGLSDIVGLGWRAVLLVVAVVVLAFAGTYAIARALRMPGQQPLLLATGFSICGASAIGAMAGVTRAKPADQGAPVALVTLCGTLAIAVLPPLAGPLGLDDVAFGHWVGAGVHDVGQVVATAQIAGSAALTIAIAVKLTRVLLLAPVVAVAGVVMRRREGRVEGAARPPIVPLFVLGFLAAVLVRTFVPLPDGVLDAAQVAQTALLAIALVALGSAVRLRELVGQGGSALAAGLLSWALIAGLALAAVRLS is encoded by the coding sequence ATGCCCGCCACCGCCGCCCGCCTCCACCCCGCGCTCCCCGGCCTCGCCGCCGCGGCGGCCGCCGCCCTCGTGGCGTGGGCCGTGCACGCGCTCGTCCCGGCGATCCCGCTGCTCACGGTCGCGGTCGCCCTCGGCATCGTCGCCGCGCAGATCCCGGCCGCCCGGCCCGCGCTCACCGGGCCGCTGAAGCCCGGCCTCACGCTCGCGTCGAAGCGGCTGATGCGGATCGGCGTGGTGCTCCTCGGCCTGCAGCTCGGGCTCTCCGACATCGTCGGCCTCGGCTGGCGCGCCGTGCTGCTCGTGGTCGCGGTCGTGGTGCTCGCGTTCGCGGGCACGTACGCGATCGCCCGCGCCCTCCGCATGCCCGGCCAGCAGCCGCTCCTCCTCGCGACCGGCTTCTCCATCTGCGGCGCGAGCGCGATCGGCGCGATGGCGGGCGTCACGCGCGCCAAGCCCGCCGACCAGGGCGCGCCCGTCGCGCTCGTCACGCTCTGCGGCACGCTCGCGATCGCCGTGCTGCCCCCGCTCGCCGGGCCGCTCGGCCTCGACGACGTCGCCTTCGGGCACTGGGTCGGCGCGGGCGTGCACGACGTGGGGCAGGTGGTCGCGACCGCGCAGATCGCCGGATCCGCCGCCCTCACCATCGCCATCGCCGTGAAGCTCACGCGCGTGCTCCTGCTCGCGCCCGTGGTCGCCGTCGCGGGCGTCGTGATGCGCCGCCGCGAGGGCCGGGTGGAGGGCGCCGCGCGTCCGCCGATCGTGCCGCTGTTCGTGCTCGGGTTCCTCGCGGCCGTGCTCGTGCGCACCTTCGTGCCGCTGCCGGACGGCGTGCTCGACGCCGCGCAGGTCGCGCAGACGGCGCTCCTCGCGATCGCGCTCGTGGCGCTCGGATCCGCGGTGCGCCTCCGCGAGCTCGTCGGCCAGGGCGGATCCGCGCTCGCCGCGGGCCTCCTCTCCTGGGCGCTCATCGCGGGCCTCGCGCTCGCGGCCGTGCGCCTGTCCTGA
- a CDS encoding O-acetylhomoserine aminocarboxypropyltransferase/cysteine synthase family protein: MVDREYGFKTRAIHAGNIPDATTGARALPIYQSSAFVFDDTADAAARFALQKYGNVYSRLSNPTVASFEERVASLEGGLGAVATASGLSAQYITFASLAGAGDHIVASANLYGGSITQLDVTLRRFGVETTFVQSSDPADYAAAITDRTKLVFAETVANPSGEIADIEGLAAVAHAAGVPLVIDSTIATPYLNRPIEWGADIVIHSATKFLGGHGTTLGGVVVESGLFDWESARFPLLDQPVPSYGGLNWTGNFGEYAFLTRLRAEQLRDIGPALAPHSAFLLAQGVETLPYRMQAHIDNARAVAEWLDQDPRITAVNWAGLPAHPHHERARKYLPTGPGSVFTFEVAGGRAVGQRFIESVELASHLANIGDAKTLVIHPASTTHAQLSESQLVDAGVLPGIVRISVGIEDVADIIHDLDQALAAATEGAK, translated from the coding sequence ATGGTCGATCGCGAGTACGGGTTCAAGACGAGGGCGATCCACGCGGGCAACATCCCCGACGCCACCACGGGTGCGCGCGCCCTCCCCATCTACCAGTCGAGCGCGTTCGTCTTCGACGACACCGCCGACGCCGCCGCGCGCTTCGCGCTGCAGAAGTACGGCAACGTCTACTCGCGCCTGTCGAACCCCACGGTCGCGTCGTTCGAGGAGCGCGTCGCGAGCCTCGAGGGCGGCCTCGGCGCGGTCGCCACGGCGAGCGGGCTGAGCGCGCAGTACATCACCTTCGCCTCGCTCGCGGGCGCCGGCGACCACATCGTCGCCTCCGCCAACCTCTACGGCGGATCCATCACGCAGCTCGACGTGACCCTCCGCCGCTTCGGCGTGGAGACCACGTTCGTGCAGTCGAGCGACCCGGCCGACTACGCCGCCGCCATCACCGACCGCACCAAGCTCGTATTCGCGGAGACGGTCGCGAACCCGTCGGGCGAGATCGCCGACATCGAGGGCCTCGCGGCCGTGGCGCACGCGGCCGGCGTCCCGCTCGTCATCGACTCCACCATCGCGACCCCGTACCTCAACCGGCCCATCGAGTGGGGCGCCGACATCGTCATCCACTCGGCCACCAAGTTCCTCGGCGGGCACGGCACGACGCTCGGCGGCGTGGTCGTCGAGTCCGGCCTCTTCGACTGGGAGAGCGCCCGCTTCCCCCTGCTCGACCAGCCCGTGCCGAGCTACGGCGGCCTCAACTGGACCGGCAACTTCGGCGAGTACGCGTTCCTCACCCGCCTCCGCGCCGAGCAGCTCCGCGACATCGGCCCCGCGCTCGCCCCGCACTCCGCGTTCCTGCTCGCGCAGGGCGTCGAGACGCTGCCGTACCGGATGCAGGCGCACATCGACAACGCGCGGGCCGTCGCCGAGTGGCTGGATCAGGATCCACGCATCACCGCCGTCAACTGGGCCGGCCTCCCCGCGCACCCGCACCACGAGCGCGCGCGCAAGTACCTGCCGACGGGACCCGGATCCGTGTTCACGTTCGAGGTCGCGGGCGGCCGCGCGGTCGGCCAGCGCTTCATCGAGTCGGTCGAGCTCGCGAGCCACCTCGCCAACATCGGCGACGCCAAGACCCTCGTCATCCACCCGGCCTCCACGACCCACGCGCAGCTGAGCGAGTCGCAGCTGGTGGACGCGGGCGTGCTGCCCGGCATCGTCCGCATCAGCGTGGGCATCGAGGACGTCGCCGACATCATCCACGACCTGGACCAGGCGCTCGCCGCCGCCACGGAGGGAGCGAAGTGA